The Musa acuminata AAA Group cultivar baxijiao chromosome BXJ1-8, Cavendish_Baxijiao_AAA, whole genome shotgun sequence genomic sequence gtagaaaaaataaaaagaaaaaaataaattaatctgtACTAATCCTTTTGGCCCTACCCTTGTGTTGTTGCCTCCAAATAGCTTGGGTTCATCATAGTTGCAAATTTCTAGTTCATCTTCACCCTTCTTCTCACACTAATACTTTTTATGATCAAATCTTCTAAATATAATAAGAGAATTTGATTAATGGGCCTATAAGCGTGTAGCGGCAAAACCAACAAAAATTGAAATGTTGCTACTCATTATAAGTCACTAGCACAAGAAAAACTATTATTTAATTAATGATTTGGTTATGTGGTGAAGGGCATATGGTTTATATCTGAAAGATACATATTGGCCATAGTACCAGACATGTTAGGAGTGTCGGTGATAAACATTCATGAGCTAGAGTTTGCAAAAACTAGGATAATGTACTGCCTTAAGAACAGAAATTGCTGACTACAGAGAAGATTTTAAACTTCAAGAAACGGCAGTGGTTTGCAAGATAGAAAAATTAATGGAAgtcaaatcttgtttacaagaacATTCCTCTTGAAGCTGATTTGTGTCAGCATCATAATCATATGCTAATTAGAGATCAAagtatgatctcatataaaatacTTCAATTGTCTGTCATTAAAGATGGAAATGCATGCTTCATGAGTGTCACTCCAACTAAAACATGGATTAAAAAATCAACTGGGCTAGATTTGAAAGGGAATACAATCTGCATATCCATCTAAAATGACAAGGAACGGAAGATTGATCACCTGTGCTGAAATGTTGCCTGATATGACTCGACAAATTTAGAGTTCTGTAACAAATAATAAGCATCTGAAAAGGTATGGGAATTAATTTCTAGAGAGTCAAAAAGACTCTAAAATAGTTTCATTGGAAGAGATAGGATGTGTTTGGAAAGGTAGTGAAACTGCCCTATGTAGCTTAAAATTTCAGCCCAGACATCCACTATTTTTTTCACTTCAAAAGCTGCTAAGTCGGGTGGGTGCATGTATCTTTTGCAATTAGCATTGCTTTCTTTTTGGTTTCAGTTTGTTACAATGCAAATAGTATACTGACACTTGATTTGCTTGCATCTATTCCAGATTCCTAAGTTGCCAGATATCGATCCACTTCTACAGAACAATGCACTGCTTGCATCCAGTGTCATGGACCGAGCACCCATAAATGAACTTGCGGGTTGATTGTGTATTGTTGATTGGCCAAAGTACACTGAAACCACTTGATTATTGTTACTGTGCAGGAGAAATGCAAGCAGAGTTCAACATGAAACGTTGATTCCCACATTCCATTGGTTATCAGATCCCTGGTCGTGGCATAGAACCTATTATGTTTGTTGGTTCATCCTCTGCTTGCACCAAGGTTCATGCTTTCAGGAATCCGCTAGGCAAAATATTGCTCATGAAAAAGACCTTCGGGGATCGAATTGTATTTAATTGATAAAGTTAATGAACTTCGATGCCATTTGATCCAAATCAGGATTCACCTCCAATATGGATTTGGACGAGTGGATCTGATGGCAAACGAGACCATTGACCTTCCCTGAATCCATTTTTTGtggatataaataaataaataatttatagtcCTTTTATGATTTATACTCTTTTGTCATGGTTTTGCTGACagttaaattttgattaatttgTTCAAAATTATCAAACGAATTCTTTCTGAATTCTCTTTGTGTGGGATTGTTCAGTCTATTTGTGCACATTTTTTGTTTAAAGTAGTTGAGTTGGAGCTATGACTCGACATTGTAACTGAAGGTGAAACTCTACGGAAGTATAGAGTGCTTTGTGGTAGTAAGAGTTTCTACCAGAATGATCGGATGCTTTGTTGTGGTGAAGTCTCTACAAGAATTGGAATCCTAGTAAAGTCTCTACAAGAATGATTGGAATCCTAACTAGCTCAGTAAGGATAGATGATTGGAATCCTAAATGATTAGAATCCCAATTGGCTCATCCAAGTTCAAAGATTGATAGGTGACGTTAGAGAGATCAAGCAATACTTGTAAGAGCAAGTAAGGAAATTGATAGCTCATGTATAGTTACTCATACAAGTTAAGGAATATCTCATTACCATCTCTCATGGAGAGCATGAGCTCCCAAACCATAAAGCTGGGGGAGGGATGCTCGGGATTTTAAAGAATTAAAAAACTTTCTTTTTGATGGATTAATACTTTAAAATAATCCTATCCAAATTGATACCTGTCGGAAACAACAATATATCTCATTGAGAATGCAAAATTGTTGTGGGAAATACACTAAGGTGTCGTCGTAAACAACATAACAATGTATCTCATTAGGAATGCAAAATTGTTGTGGGAAATACACTATGATAATTGTAACATCAGTACTTGGGGGagttataaatttaatttatgcaATAGAGTATAGAGTTCGTCACAACTCTACAATTTGAGATTATGTGAAGTTATGGCAAGTTTGCGAAACCTCTACGATTTGAGATTATGTGAAGTTATTTTATGTGAATGATGTTAGATATTCAAGACATACATATATGAGAATGACAAACTTTTCTATTTTCTCGATTGTCTAAAACCATTGGCTAAAGAGGAGTTGTGTTTATGAGCTAACAGGTGAAAAATTGCTGAGGTGGAACGTCTCATATAAGAGATGACAAAGGAAAAGAAATGCTTATTGGAAAATGGGTTCTATAAAATCTTTTAAATGGAACGACCTCAAGAAAAAAGATTCAATGCAACATGGATCCAGAAGGACTGAAGTCAACAACTTATCACCAAGACCTCGCATGGGAGTTGTATTTTTGTTTGCGAGGTGAAGTCCAAGAGAAACCTAAGTAGaggtcaaaaaaaaaatttgactcTTTAAGCTTAACGAAGAAATATCATGCGTTAGGATAATGTAATTATTAATTGTTAAATGCACGACTAGTTCAAGTAATCAAAAACAAAGGtatatgataatatattgatATTTATGGATATCAAATCGAATAGGAATGTGACCGGCATAATGAGGATACATGAGCCACATACTAGTAAATAAATAGTTGATTGGGAGGCAAGGAGATATAGATTGAAACTAGCAAAAGGTTATAAGTcgcataaaaaattaatttaaaagtgGAGCATATTTTCCCAATTGACAAAGGAGTTAACGTTTAGATTAAAGATGAGAGTGGGAGCGCTAACTTTATAGCACAAAGATTTTcaagttatttttaaaataaagtttctatcataaatgacagTAATCTCCATATTGTTCTTAAATTCATTTATTTTCTGATGTACTGATTCTCCATTTTATAGTCTTATAACAAGGAAGACATATATATAATCAGCCATATAAATAATAAGGGAGTCGaggttaaaaaaaataattcatcCTACAATAATGCAATCGGAGTTAGAAGATTTTATCAATCTTAGGATAAGTGTCCATCGAGACAGAAAGAATAAATTATTTATCAAAGTTTATTCCACAACGATACAAGGTGGAATGATAGCTCAAGCTCAACCAAGGAGTCATAGATCTAATTAACCATCCACTTCGGCTATCATTATTTTTAGAGCAGGAGAATCTCATGACATCTTAGATAAGCTATTGGATGATGGATCATCCTAGAGCTAAGCTTTGCTCATAGGTTCTGGAATGCCCTACAACAAGCTAACGGTGACCACATCAAAAAGTTCATTTTATTGATATAAGATCTGATGGGAAATACCTTATAAAACACAGGATGTGCAAGAATAGCGAATTACTATAAGTAAGATATTAAGATGATCTAGGAGGAACTCAACCATCGGATAGAAGCTTATGAACATGATAGTATGGGTTATAATACTGTAGTGGTAAGTCTTCAAGTGTAACCAAATTTATGCTCTCGAGGGAAAAACATAATTCTGACCATAAATGAAGCATAGTTGATGCGAAAGGTGTCGGCAAAGCTATTAATTAAATAGGCATTCCGTGAGGGTGAAACCCAACTCAGATTCAACAATACTTTTGGCACTCCAAAAGTCCAATGTTGAAGAACGAGTGAAATCAAGAAACCAACTGACTCAGAGCAAGTAGTACACTTGGAGCAATTTTGGTGAAGTTAATCAAAGTAGTTCAGTTCTCTTCACTTATGCAGTGGAGCTCAATCAAGTAGAAAGTTCTTCAAAGGAACTCACAAGTCAGAAATCAACTCCTCACGATCATTTACCTTAAAAATGGGGGATTGCAGAAACCCAGTtggaggagatggtgaaggatccAAAGATGCGAGAAGCAAACTTCCTCATGGGAGAATACCACAAACTATTCAAGTTAAGAAGCTCTTGTAAGGTAACACCTTAAAGGGGGCTTAAACACACAAAGATGATGACTCTTCTTCTTTTATCAAACAATTGATTGAAAGGTTTCAACCTCAAGTGTTCCCAACATTCCCAGCTCAATAAGAACTGTAACAAAGTGGAGGAATCAAATTCGATGTCTCGATAGTAAAAGTTAATAAACAAGTTGTCATGGAAGATGATCAAGTTGCAATATTCATATGAGaatgaataattataataataaaattggtTCAATATGCATTACAGTatgaactttaaaaaaaaaatggatgGAATTGTTCAAACCTTTGAACAAGTTCAAACGAAAATATATAGGAGTGACAAAATTAAAAATAGTGTTTAACTAATTAATACCATAAACtcaatttatcatttatttttcagGTCAGATGCATGATTAAATATTCATCCCATAATTAATTgaatatgttcgtttaacatattAATTATTGCTCAACCGTCACATAGTAACTTCAAATTCTTGActtataaaaattaagaaaattattatttgTAAGTTTTTTTACtgtttataatcttattttaattttttaaagatatttttaaatgaataaatttttttatttcctaatcttcttctttttaactTAAGGAAGGATGGCATCGAGGGGACAACAAGTGAAAGTGATGTCAAACATCATCGAATGACATAAGTATGAAATAAGAGATTGTGGGATTATAAATAATTTCTCAagaataaaattgataatattagaattttattattttaaataattatcaatagtaaagagattgttaatagaaaaaaaaaatatgaatagTAAGCTTCAAAAATAAAGATGAATACATATCATCAAACTAATATTTTTCTACACTTTGGAATTGTGAATCGAAAACAACGTTGACACTACTTACAGAATTTAATTAATTtaacccaaaaaaagaaaaatcaatcaacaatgttaatcaatcaTTCTCGACACGAATCTTAGCACACAAGCAGCCACTCTGCTgctgcctcctcctcttccccgtCACGACGGCCCGTCATCGTCGTCGCTGCTCGAGTCCGACTTGGAATTTTCCGACATGAAGTTTGGCGGCAAGTATGGAAATCTCGCCATCGGTTTCCTGCCGCTCTCCGAACCCTGATCGGCCGCCACCGACACCGCTTTCGAACCCGCCTTGGACGCCGACCCTGCGTCCGCCGGCCTCCTCCTCTGCAGGTTTCTGGCAATGTCCACGCAGGCCTTATCCACCATGTTCAAGAAGTCCCTCACGATCACGAACAGCTGAAGCGGGTGGCTCCCTTTGTCCTTGGATGCTCCGGGCTGGTAGTACTCCGTGGTGCTCTTCACCAGCTCCAGAACCCGGGCCTGCTCTCCCCTCACCGCCTTCAGCTCCTCCTCCGCCCCGCCCATGAACGCTCGCATCTCAATCACGAATCCGTCGCCGTTGCATGTGTCCACGAATCTCCTGATCTCCGCCAGGCGCGCCCCGAGTGACGCGCACGTCCCGGCAAGCACGTCGTAGTCTATGCCGGCTGCTTTCTTCGCGTTGGCGAACTCGTCGCTGATCCCGCCCACGATCGGTAGTCCCAGCTTTATGTACTCCTTCTCCCTTTCTTCTCTCGCGGCACGGCTCATCGTCCGGTCGAGCGTCGGACCGCTGATGCCGGACTGGCGCAGGCTGTGGTTGCGGTTGACCACCAGCCGCTTGCCCTCCGACCGGATGACCTCCTCCACCACGAAGTGGAGCAGCGTCGTGCTGCCGTCAGTGCTCTTCACGTCGGACAGCTTGCAGAGCGCCGAGAGGTTAAAGGCCTGCGCGTTGCCCCTGGCCGTGCCGGCGTTCATGAGGTTGCCGGCCTTGAGGACCGCTTCCAGTAGCTTCAAGAACAGGCCACGGCTCTTGAGCTCCTTGCACGCCAGTTCCAGCGTTTGAAGAGACTGCTTCAGGTGCGCCACCTCGTGCTCGTAATTGGTCCGGAAGAGCATGGCTTCGAGGCGCAGAAAGGGCGAGGAGACGGCACGCAGGATGTGGAAGAGGAAGGACTCGGCGTCGGCGAGCTTCGCAGGGTTGCCGGTGTAGTCTCGAATCAAGGCTTCCTCATCCTTGGTGGGTGCGATCTTGGTGAGCCGTTCGAGGACGTCGGCGGGAAGGCCACGAccctcgacgagggcgtcgaggaTGTCCTGACGGCTCAGGGCCAGGGAGCGGAGCACGATAGCGATGTTCTGCGACTTGCGTGAGTCGAGCAAGGAGATCTGCGTGGGAGTGACGGGGCCGCCATTGGTGGATGAGGCGGCGCCTTTGCCCTGGTCTTTGGCCGCGTTCGAGGATTTCTTGTTGGTGGCCATCGTGCCAAAGAGAGCTTCCATGATGTCTTCATCGAACCTGCCGAGCCAAACAGAAGAGTCATAAGAACGAGACGACTCCATGATACGAACATGAATCAGATTTTTACTATAAGATTAGCAATCAAAAGGCATCATAACTAAGCCGGTAAGATCTGTGAATCGAATTTATCAGTGCATTAGGTCTCCCAACATCAACTGGCATCAGACATGCAGATGACATGCTCGAGATAATGTCTGTGAACTTGTATTTTCCTGCAATGCATGTCAACCTTCTTAATTCATTTCAAGTCGAGAGTCATAGCAACTCCATACTTTGTTATGTGAGAGTGTAACATGAGAGTGCAGTAATTAACATTTCAGAAGAAGAAAACCATTTCATATGAAAAATAGATTAATAGAAAGCTATCAGATGAAGAAGCAGTCAAAGAGGCTATCAGATGGTGCTCATACTCGGTTACCAGGTCAAAGTTTGCTCGAGGTGGATTATGATCTGTACTCCACTAATTAATTTCAAGAGGCTGTTGGTGCAGAATAGGTTTATCCATCTCTACCAGTCATACATAAAAATAGGACTACCGCAGCATGCGTTTGGCCCCCATGACGGCATCTCAAAGCATATAAATAGTGGATTTGATCAATTCACGAacttgaaagtttcaaatcttaaGAAATTAATTGACTCGGGAAAACAAATATATTTGCCTTTGCATCAGTTTGGATTTGTTCTGCTCTTGCAAATTGAAGGTTAAAAAAGGATGTTAGTATTGCTACTCTAAGAAGGTTTTAATTGTGATCTCACATGATGGATCTTAAAAGCTTTGGCAATTGTGATTAGATCAATCCATGATAGTGGTTGTCGGTTAAATCTAATTGTCCCTAAAATTTAGTGCCTGCAACTTGTTCGCCAAAATGCCACCTCCAAGTTGAAGGTTTGAGAGCTCTCTCCGTAAAGAGGGGCAATTGGGTGGCTTATTCCACATTGAAATGGCATGCGCTACGCTCGGTTAAACCGATTCCCTAGAATTCACAGAGAGGAAAGAAATGTGGAAgtggagcttacttgaatgagccGTCGGTGATCTTATCCCAGACCATTGAATGCTGGGGGTTAATTGGGTTCATCTTGTCCCAGTGCAATGGCTTCAGCTTTTTCGGCCCGCCTTCCGCTCCGATGGCCGCCGATGATTGTCCCGGTACGGGCGGTGGCCTCGAAGATGGACCGCTGGATGGACGGCTGCCGCCGGGTGGTGGGGGCGGTGGAGGTGCGGATTGCGGAGCCAATGTGTTTGACTTCGTCCCCTGTGGAGGAACCGCATTCGATTTTCTCACTggtggcagaggaggaggaggtggtcgaGGTGCTGCGCTCGACTTCATTGCTGGTGGcggtggaggcggaggcggaggtggGCCTGGTGGCGCCGAGTTACTGGCCTGCGGTGGCGAGTGCGATGGCGGCGGTGGCGGATGTTGGGGTGATGACGACGATGTCAATCTACCAGGCGGCGGAGGCAACGATTGCTGTTCAGAGGCAGCAACATGCTTCGAACTCCTCCGCATGGGCGCAGCAGCCGCGGAGAACGGTGACGCCGAGCTCTGCTCCGAAGCAAATGACTGCGACGAGGAACGGATGGAACCAGCGGGAAGCAATGGCTTCTCTTGAATCTTCCGGTCGTTTCTCGGGGGCGAATGATCAGCGACTCCTCCTTCTTTCTCCTCGATGAGGCCGGACGGATCCAATACGTGGTGACAGTGTTGGCACCTCTTCTGGTTGAACTCTCGCCAGTAGATGGCGTCCAATCCATTCTCATCAACAATAAGACTTCTTGTAGGCTGGAGCTTTGGTTTGGACTGGAGGCGCTCGTTGAGGGTGCTATTTCCGCCATTGCCAACTTCCACCTTTCGTTGCCTGACCGATAAGAACAGGAAAGTCACGAAAAGGAGGCCGCAG encodes the following:
- the LOC103995288 gene encoding formin-like protein 16, producing the protein MKPSADETVSVNGDYPPNFFPQHRPPPATTISSSSFFSSTVSSKVISSLFMASKRCLPLLPLLLSSLILCLASASASTFPPRRRLLDTNPPPSVPKNIQTFFPSLPSPAFQNIPPPPAAPPSLPPAPPPTVLKTSNSNVKKAVAITAASSFGLCGLLFVTFLFLSVRQRKVEVGNGGNSTLNERLQSKPKLQPTRSLIVDENGLDAIYWREFNQKRCQHCHHVLDPSGLIEEKEGGVADHSPPRNDRKIQEKPLLPAGSIRSSSQSFASEQSSASPFSAAAAPMRRSSKHVAASEQQSLPPPPGRLTSSSSPQHPPPPPSHSPPQASNSAPPGPPPPPPPPPPAMKSSAAPRPPPPPLPPVRKSNAVPPQGTKSNTLAPQSAPPPPPPPGGSRPSSGPSSRPPPVPGQSSAAIGAEGGPKKLKPLHWDKMNPINPQHSMVWDKITDGSFKFDEDIMEALFGTMATNKKSSNAAKDQGKGAASSTNGGPVTPTQISLLDSRKSQNIAIVLRSLALSRQDILDALVEGRGLPADVLERLTKIAPTKDEEALIRDYTGNPAKLADAESFLFHILRAVSSPFLRLEAMLFRTNYEHEVAHLKQSLQTLELACKELKSRGLFLKLLEAVLKAGNLMNAGTARGNAQAFNLSALCKLSDVKSTDGSTTLLHFVVEEVIRSEGKRLVVNRNHSLRQSGISGPTLDRTMSRAAREEREKEYIKLGLPIVGGISDEFANAKKAAGIDYDVLAGTCASLGARLAEIRRFVDTCNGDGFVIEMRAFMGGAEEELKAVRGEQARVLELVKSTTEYYQPGASKDKGSHPLQLFVIVRDFLNMVDKACVDIARNLQRRRPADAGSASKAGSKAVSVAADQGSESGRKPMARFPYLPPNFMSENSKSDSSSDDDDGPS